One genomic window of Verrucomicrobiia bacterium includes the following:
- a CDS encoding Hsp20/alpha crystallin family protein, producing MTLLNLTRPTSFWSRSPLAPMARLQEDLQRLFEGAANPLVGSPFFNVWAPALDVYEDKENLLVRLEVPGMKREDFEIGLHDGVLSISGERRADEKRQDATGYRTERFTGRFQRSVTLPKAVEADRVKASYKDGILTITLPVAAEARPKQIAVSAE from the coding sequence ATGACACTTCTGAATCTCACCCGTCCCACCTCCTTCTGGAGCCGTTCGCCGCTTGCTCCGATGGCGCGCCTGCAGGAGGACCTCCAACGCCTGTTCGAAGGCGCCGCCAACCCCTTGGTCGGCAGCCCCTTCTTCAATGTCTGGGCCCCTGCCCTCGACGTCTATGAAGACAAGGAAAACCTCCTCGTGCGACTGGAAGTCCCCGGCATGAAGCGGGAGGACTTCGAAATCGGGCTTCACGACGGCGTCCTGTCCATCTCCGGGGAACGACGCGCAGACGAAAAGCGCCAGGATGCTACCGGCTACCGGACGGAACGGTTCACCGGGCGCTTCCAGCGCTCCGTCACCCTGCCCAAGGCGGTCGAGGCCGACCGCGTCAAGGCCTCCTACAAGGACGGCATCCTCACCATCACGCTCCCGGTGGCCGCCGAGGCGCGCCCGAAGCAGATCGCCGTCAGCGCCGAGTAA
- a CDS encoding Hsp20/alpha crystallin family protein has translation MKTVAQREPENAATERVQYAIPPVNIYETPEGYLLEADMPGVTRDSLEIYLDRNELTLLGRRGITPTEGVHYRESGEGDFRRVFELDPEIDTDKITARVDQGVLTLHLARREHLKPRKISVTE, from the coding sequence ATGAAAACCGTTGCCCAACGTGAACCGGAAAACGCCGCCACCGAACGCGTCCAGTACGCGATTCCGCCGGTCAACATCTACGAAACCCCGGAGGGTTATCTCCTCGAGGCGGACATGCCGGGCGTCACCCGCGACAGCCTGGAAATCTACCTCGACCGGAACGAACTCACCCTGCTCGGCCGACGAGGCATCACGCCCACCGAGGGCGTGCACTATCGCGAGTCCGGGGAAGGAGACTTCCGCCGGGTGTTCGAACTCGATCCCGAGATCGACACCGACAAGATCACGGCCCGGGTGGACCAAGGGGTCCTGACCCTCCACCTGGCCCGCCGCGAACACCTGAAGCCGCGCAAAATCTCGGTCACCGAGTAA
- a CDS encoding VCBS repeat-containing protein has protein sequence MQYPSQFSHSFVLLAALVAAGTVVASEPTVLTFQRTQLSDQFWAEGAHFGDLNNDGFNDVIAGPWWWEGPDFSRRHEYYPATATFELRLTPMTTVRVPGFEGTLGSRNTYSDNFFIWTYDFNRDGWLDILQVGFPGQETAWYENPRGRPGHWRRHGVLEETSNESPTFTDLTGDGRPELVCINGGRYGYARPDWSDPSKPWRFHPITPNKNYGRFTHGLGVGDINGDGRMDLIEKDGWWEQPASLEGDPVWTFHPQFFGTGGAQMYAYDVDGDGLNDVITSLAAHGFGLAWYQQYREGGRIGFHEHIIMNKEPSENRYGVKFSEIHAIDLVDMDGDGVKDIVLGKRFWSHGRTGDPDRNNAAVLYWFRIHRLPGGGVDFVPYLVDDDSGVGTQVVAGDVNGNGWPDIVVANKKGIYIHHQVRRTVDRATWEKAQPAPLRQ, from the coding sequence ATGCAATACCCATCCCAGTTCTCCCATTCCTTCGTCCTGCTGGCCGCCCTGGTTGCCGCCGGCACCGTCGTGGCCTCCGAGCCGACGGTGTTGACGTTTCAGCGCACGCAACTGAGCGACCAGTTCTGGGCGGAGGGCGCGCATTTCGGCGATCTGAACAATGACGGCTTCAACGACGTTATCGCGGGCCCGTGGTGGTGGGAGGGGCCGGATTTCTCCAGGCGCCACGAGTACTACCCGGCGACCGCGACGTTTGAGTTGAGGTTGACCCCGATGACGACGGTCCGGGTGCCGGGTTTCGAGGGGACGCTGGGATCGCGGAACACGTATTCGGACAACTTCTTCATCTGGACGTACGACTTCAACCGGGATGGCTGGCTGGACATCCTGCAGGTCGGGTTCCCAGGGCAGGAGACGGCATGGTACGAAAATCCGCGGGGACGGCCGGGCCACTGGAGGCGGCATGGGGTGCTGGAGGAGACCTCGAACGAGTCGCCGACCTTCACGGATCTGACCGGGGACGGGCGGCCCGAACTGGTGTGCATCAACGGGGGGCGGTACGGGTATGCGCGACCGGACTGGAGCGATCCATCGAAACCGTGGCGGTTTCATCCCATCACGCCGAACAAGAACTACGGGCGGTTCACCCACGGGTTGGGGGTTGGGGACATCAACGGTGACGGGCGCATGGACCTGATCGAGAAGGACGGATGGTGGGAGCAACCGGCATCGTTGGAGGGGGATCCGGTGTGGACCTTCCACCCGCAATTCTTCGGGACCGGGGGTGCGCAGATGTATGCGTACGATGTCGATGGCGACGGGTTGAACGATGTGATCACCAGCCTGGCGGCCCATGGGTTCGGGCTGGCGTGGTATCAGCAGTACCGCGAAGGCGGGCGGATCGGGTTCCATGAGCACATCATCATGAACAAGGAACCTTCGGAGAACCGGTACGGTGTGAAGTTCTCGGAGATCCACGCCATCGACCTGGTCGATATGGACGGGGACGGCGTGAAGGACATCGTGTTGGGCAAGCGGTTCTGGTCGCACGGGAGGACGGGAGACCCGGATCGGAACAATGCGGCGGTGTTATATTGGTTCCGGATTCACCGGTTGCCCGGCGGGGGCGTGGATTTCGTGCCGTACCTGGTGGACGACGATTCCGGGGTGGGCACGCAGGTGGTGGCGGGCGACGTGAATGGGAACGGCTGGCCGGACATCGTGGTGGCCAACAAGAAGGGGATTTACATCCACCACCAGGTGCGCCGCACGGTGGATCGGGCCACCTGGGAGAAGGCCCAACCGGCGCCCTTGCGGCAGTGA
- a CDS encoding tetratricopeptide repeat protein, producing MRVRSSGPVLIALALCLLPFRSPAPLIYRPGEGWTYEPVGGARWRRDRAKDQLETAQEAFDEGKFRLASRAAKRVTRVWPLSDFAPQAQYLLGRAYEERGRADRGFRAYQDLIERYPKLDNYEEVLRRQFDIATLYLDGKWFYLWGVIPLGRDRDKVVDMYEKIVRNGPYSALAPEAQMNIGTARERQREWTLAVRAYERAADRYNDQPAIAAEAFHRAGMALLREAREAEYDQSAAGKAIDAFTDFIALFPNDPRVPECRDHIVELYRVRAEGSYRIARYYERKRRLDGAVIYYAEVVDLYTRFVNEPDAPRVQEARERIADIGQRRSRQRAAEAESSVPVTPAVPFDPLAPTP from the coding sequence ATGCGCGTTCGCTCGTCCGGGCCGGTTCTGATCGCGCTGGCCCTCTGTCTCCTGCCGTTCCGGTCGCCGGCGCCCCTGATCTACCGGCCCGGCGAAGGCTGGACCTATGAACCGGTGGGCGGCGCACGCTGGCGCCGGGACCGCGCGAAGGATCAGCTCGAAACGGCCCAGGAAGCCTTCGACGAAGGCAAGTTCCGCCTCGCCTCGCGGGCCGCCAAACGGGTGACCCGCGTCTGGCCATTGTCCGATTTCGCACCCCAGGCCCAATACCTGCTCGGCCGTGCCTACGAGGAACGCGGTCGCGCCGACCGCGGCTTCCGCGCCTACCAGGATCTCATCGAACGTTACCCGAAACTCGACAACTACGAGGAAGTCCTGCGCCGCCAGTTCGACATCGCCACCCTCTACCTCGACGGCAAGTGGTTCTACCTCTGGGGCGTCATCCCCCTCGGCCGTGACCGCGACAAGGTGGTGGACATGTACGAGAAGATCGTCCGCAACGGGCCCTACAGCGCCCTCGCCCCCGAGGCCCAGATGAACATCGGCACCGCCCGCGAACGGCAGCGCGAATGGACCCTCGCCGTCCGCGCCTACGAACGGGCTGCCGACCGCTACAACGATCAGCCCGCGATCGCCGCCGAGGCCTTCCATCGCGCCGGCATGGCCCTCCTTCGGGAAGCCCGCGAAGCCGAGTACGATCAGAGCGCCGCCGGCAAGGCCATCGACGCCTTCACCGATTTCATCGCGCTCTTCCCCAATGACCCCCGTGTCCCCGAGTGCCGCGACCATATCGTCGAACTCTACCGCGTCCGCGCCGAAGGCAGTTACCGCATCGCCCGCTACTACGAACGCAAGCGCCGCCTCGACGGCGCCGTGATCTACTACGCCGAGGTCGTGGACCTCTACACACGGTTCGTCAACGAACCGGATGCCCCGCGCGTCCAGGAAGCCCGCGAACGCATCGCCGACATCGGCCAGCGCCGCAGCCGCCAGCGCGCCGCCGAGGCCGAGTCCTCCGTGCCCGTCACCCCGGCCGTTCCATTCGACCCGCTCGCCCCCACCCCATGA
- a CDS encoding altronate dehydratase, translating to MTPLPAVIRLHPSDSVAVARRSLLPGQTLQLGAQSLVVRDKIPPLHKLALVDLARGEPILKYGQIIGLAREAIPAGAHVHTHNVALGESSSPHAPATPPQPHTPPPFEEQRTFPGYSRPGGKAGTRNYLAVLSSVNCSASVSRYVADRFRGPDLARDFPGVDGVVAFTHKSGCAMSPDEPTRLLQRVLGGIARHPNITGYVLIGLGCEVNQTTALLRQELLEDPRDGEIPAAVLNIQAQGGSRKTVEAAVHAVARLLPAANALRRSPQPLDRLTLALNCGGSDGASGITANPALGVASDLLVRHGGASVLAETPEIYGAEHLLTARAATPAVAEQLLDRIRWWENHVRRHHASIDNNPSVGNKDGGLTTIREKSLGAVAKGGLSPLNAVLGYAEPVTTRGLCFMDTPGYDPVSMTGLVSGGCNVAVFTTGRGSVYGCKPTPCLKVATTTPLFDWMNEDMDLNAGTILDGTESVEAVGHRIFERILAMAGGQKTLSELAGIGDEEFAPWILGPVL from the coding sequence ATGACGCCCCTCCCCGCCGTCATCCGGTTGCACCCGTCCGATTCCGTGGCCGTCGCCCGGCGGTCGCTCCTCCCCGGACAAACCCTCCAGCTCGGTGCCCAGTCGCTCGTGGTGCGCGACAAAATCCCGCCCCTCCACAAACTGGCCCTCGTCGATCTGGCACGCGGCGAACCGATCCTGAAGTACGGCCAGATCATCGGCCTCGCCCGGGAAGCCATTCCCGCCGGCGCCCACGTGCATACCCACAACGTCGCCCTGGGTGAATCCTCCTCACCGCACGCCCCCGCCACCCCGCCCCAACCCCACACGCCACCCCCCTTCGAGGAGCAACGCACCTTTCCCGGCTATTCGCGGCCCGGCGGCAAAGCCGGCACCCGCAACTACCTCGCCGTCCTCTCCAGCGTGAACTGCTCCGCCTCGGTCTCCCGCTACGTCGCCGACCGTTTCCGCGGTCCGGACCTGGCCCGCGATTTCCCCGGCGTCGATGGCGTCGTGGCCTTCACCCACAAGAGCGGCTGCGCCATGTCGCCGGACGAACCCACGCGCCTCCTCCAACGCGTGCTCGGCGGCATCGCCCGCCATCCCAACATCACCGGCTACGTCCTCATCGGGCTCGGCTGCGAGGTCAACCAGACCACCGCCCTCCTCCGGCAGGAACTCCTCGAGGACCCACGCGACGGCGAAATCCCCGCCGCCGTCCTCAACATCCAAGCCCAGGGCGGCTCCCGGAAAACCGTCGAAGCCGCCGTCCACGCCGTCGCCCGCCTCCTGCCCGCCGCCAATGCCCTCCGCCGGTCCCCCCAACCCCTCGACCGCCTGACCCTCGCCCTCAATTGCGGCGGCTCCGACGGCGCCAGCGGCATCACCGCCAACCCAGCCCTCGGCGTCGCCTCCGACCTCCTCGTCCGTCACGGCGGCGCCTCCGTCCTCGCCGAAACCCCCGAAATCTACGGCGCCGAACACCTCCTCACCGCCCGCGCCGCCACCCCGGCCGTGGCGGAACAACTGCTCGATCGAATCCGCTGGTGGGAGAATCACGTCCGCCGCCACCACGCCTCCATCGACAACAATCCTTCCGTCGGCAACAAGGACGGCGGCCTCACCACCATCCGCGAAAAAAGCCTCGGCGCCGTCGCCAAGGGCGGCCTGTCCCCCCTGAACGCCGTGCTCGGTTATGCCGAACCCGTCACCACCCGCGGCCTCTGCTTCATGGACACCCCCGGCTACGACCCCGTCAGCATGACCGGCCTCGTCTCCGGCGGCTGCAACGTCGCCGTCTTCACCACCGGACGCGGCAGCGTGTACGGCTGCAAACCCACGCCCTGCCTCAAGGTCGCCACCACCACCCCCCTCTTCGACTGGATGAACGAGGACATGGACCTCAATGCCGGCACCATCCTCGACGGCACCGAATCGGTCGAAGCCGTGGGACACCGCATCTTCGAACGAATCCTCGCCATGGCCGGCGGCCAGAAAACCCTCAGCGAACTCGCCGGCATCGGCGACGAGGAGTTCGCCCCCTGGATCCTCGGCCCGGTGCTCTGA
- the hprK gene encoding HPr(Ser) kinase/phosphatase, whose translation MGTFSDVIIPQVTVEQFVNECGERLDMKLISGESGMKRLIREPTLNRPGLALSGHTRFFACHRIQVLGSMELHFLREQTAADRALAYSILFASTVPCVVIARSLRPDAGMLAAAEHAGIPVFRTRQITMKYINRATIVLETMSAPRTSLHGSMVDILGVGVVIQGESGIGKSEAVLALIERGYGLVADDFVRVRLHDDCELQASPSPLAQHLMEVRGIGIVDVARMFGVRAVQEQKRVDLVVSLKPWSEVADVDRLGIDQEFVKILGIDIPHIVIPVRPGRDLARLIEVAALQVKLRAAGHNAGMELSQRVQQRIQAGIEANRGETERGEEVEPSPPAGW comes from the coding sequence ATGGGCACGTTCAGCGACGTCATCATTCCGCAGGTCACGGTCGAGCAGTTCGTCAACGAGTGCGGGGAGCGCCTCGACATGAAGTTGATCTCGGGGGAATCGGGGATGAAGCGGCTGATCCGGGAGCCGACGTTGAACCGGCCGGGGCTGGCGCTGTCGGGGCACACGCGGTTTTTTGCGTGTCACCGCATCCAGGTGCTGGGGAGCATGGAGCTTCATTTTCTCCGGGAACAGACGGCGGCGGACCGGGCGTTGGCGTACAGCATTCTGTTTGCCTCGACGGTGCCGTGCGTGGTGATTGCGCGCAGTTTGCGGCCGGACGCGGGGATGCTGGCGGCGGCGGAGCATGCGGGGATACCGGTGTTCCGGACCCGGCAGATCACGATGAAGTACATCAACCGGGCGACGATTGTCCTGGAGACCATGTCGGCGCCGCGGACGTCGCTGCACGGGAGCATGGTGGACATTCTGGGGGTGGGGGTGGTGATCCAGGGGGAGAGCGGGATTGGCAAGAGCGAGGCGGTGCTGGCCCTGATCGAGCGCGGGTACGGGCTGGTGGCCGACGATTTTGTCCGGGTGCGATTGCACGACGACTGCGAGTTGCAGGCGTCGCCGAGTCCGCTGGCGCAGCATCTCATGGAGGTGCGGGGCATCGGGATTGTGGATGTGGCGCGGATGTTCGGGGTGCGGGCGGTGCAGGAGCAGAAGCGGGTGGACCTGGTGGTGAGCCTGAAGCCGTGGTCGGAAGTGGCCGACGTGGACCGGTTGGGGATTGACCAGGAGTTCGTGAAGATTCTTGGGATCGACATTCCGCACATTGTCATTCCGGTGCGGCCGGGCCGGGATCTGGCGCGGTTGATCGAGGTGGCGGCGCTGCAGGTGAAGCTGAGGGCGGCGGGGCACAATGCCGGGATGGAACTGAGCCAGCGGGTGCAGCAGCGCATCCAGGCCGGAATCGAGGCGAACCGGGGTGAGACGGAGCGGGGCGAGGAGGTGGAGCCGAGTCCGCCGGCGGGGTGGTGA
- the lptB gene encoding LPS export ABC transporter ATP-binding protein: MRGWRSGRTRSTGVIMGLLKVEELRKSYRGRAVVNGVSIRVEAGEVVGLLGPNGAGKTTSFNMVVGLIRPDGGRVEFEGAEVTRLPMHLRARRGIGYLTQEPSVFRKLTVEENILAILETCRGTRADRAMRLKYLLEELDLTRLARSRAYLLSGGEKRRLEITRALVTHPKLLLLDEPFSGIDPIAVHEVQKIVRRLRERGLGILITDHNVRDILKLVDRAYLIYRGEVVYEGPAEQLARDPKAREIYLGPEFNL; encoded by the coding sequence ATGAGAGGGTGGAGGTCCGGGAGAACGAGATCGACAGGTGTCATCATGGGATTGCTGAAAGTCGAGGAACTGAGAAAGAGCTACCGTGGGCGGGCGGTGGTGAACGGCGTTTCGATCCGGGTGGAGGCGGGCGAGGTGGTGGGGTTGCTGGGTCCGAATGGCGCGGGCAAGACCACCAGCTTCAACATGGTGGTGGGGTTGATCCGGCCGGACGGGGGTCGGGTGGAGTTTGAAGGGGCGGAGGTGACGCGGTTGCCGATGCATTTGCGGGCACGGCGGGGGATCGGGTACCTGACGCAGGAGCCCTCGGTGTTCCGGAAGCTGACGGTGGAGGAGAACATCCTGGCGATTCTGGAGACGTGCCGGGGGACGCGGGCGGACCGGGCGATGCGGCTGAAGTATCTGCTCGAGGAGCTGGATCTGACGCGGCTGGCGCGGAGCAGGGCGTACCTGCTCAGCGGCGGCGAGAAGCGGCGGCTGGAGATCACGCGGGCGCTGGTGACGCATCCGAAGCTGCTGCTGCTGGACGAGCCGTTCAGCGGCATCGACCCGATTGCGGTGCACGAGGTGCAGAAGATCGTGCGGCGGCTGCGGGAGCGCGGGCTGGGCATTCTGATCACGGACCACAACGTCCGGGACATTCTCAAGCTGGTGGATCGCGCGTACCTGATTTACCGGGGCGAAGTGGTGTACGAAGGCCCGGCCGAGCAGCTGGCCCGCGATCCGAAGGCCCGCGAGATCTATCTGGGTCCGGAGTTCAACCTGTAA
- a CDS encoding HAD hydrolase family protein, with the protein MSDVTPELHERLARVRILLCDVDGILTDASIYVGEDGEYKRFNVRDGLGLVIWRREGYRVGWVSARPSAATALRADELEVDFLVQQKGSKVKAIEQRLAADGGTWEEVCYMGDDIVDLGPLERAGLAVCVPTGHPEALARAHYVTTLGGGQGAVREVIELILRAQGRWSRIVGEYLA; encoded by the coding sequence ATGTCTGATGTGACCCCTGAACTCCATGAGCGTCTGGCGCGGGTGCGGATCCTGCTGTGCGACGTGGACGGCATTCTGACCGACGCCTCGATCTATGTGGGCGAGGACGGGGAGTACAAGCGCTTCAATGTCCGGGACGGGCTGGGGTTGGTGATCTGGCGGCGGGAAGGCTACCGGGTGGGCTGGGTGTCGGCGCGGCCCTCGGCGGCGACGGCGCTGCGGGCGGACGAGTTGGAGGTGGATTTCCTGGTGCAGCAGAAGGGCTCGAAGGTGAAGGCGATCGAGCAGCGGCTGGCGGCGGATGGGGGCACCTGGGAGGAGGTGTGCTACATGGGGGACGACATTGTGGATTTGGGCCCGCTGGAGCGGGCGGGACTGGCGGTGTGCGTTCCGACGGGTCATCCGGAGGCCCTGGCCCGGGCGCATTACGTCACGACGCTGGGGGGAGGCCAGGGGGCGGTGCGGGAGGTGATCGAACTGATTCTGCGCGCCCAGGGCCGATGGTCGCGCATCGTTGGGGAGTATCTGGCATGA
- the kdsA gene encoding 3-deoxy-8-phosphooctulonate synthase: protein MIRPNILGWRQIAARRRLLVVAGPCVIESEAMCIEVARAMKRACDRVGAAYVFKASYDKANRTSAESFRGPGMEEGLGVLARVRERVGVPVLTDVHTEEEARAAGGRVDILQIPAFLCRQTELIRAAVGTGRMVNLKKGQFLAPDDMAQVVRKAQGFGGSRLLVTERGTTFGYHNLVTDMRAFPILRRTGCPVVMDATHAVQLPGGGGDRSGGQREYAPVLARAALAAGADGVFVETHPEPDRALSDGPNSIPLDAMPALLRGWAKLFELCHV, encoded by the coding sequence GTGATTCGCCCGAACATCCTGGGCTGGCGGCAGATTGCGGCCCGGCGACGGCTGCTGGTCGTGGCCGGGCCGTGCGTCATCGAGAGCGAGGCGATGTGCATCGAGGTGGCGCGGGCGATGAAGCGGGCCTGCGACCGGGTGGGGGCGGCGTATGTGTTCAAGGCGAGCTACGACAAGGCGAACCGGACTTCGGCGGAGTCGTTTCGGGGTCCGGGTATGGAGGAGGGGTTGGGGGTTCTGGCGCGGGTCCGGGAGCGGGTGGGGGTGCCCGTTCTCACCGATGTGCACACGGAGGAGGAGGCGCGGGCGGCGGGGGGGCGGGTGGACATTCTGCAGATCCCGGCGTTTCTCTGCCGGCAGACGGAATTGATCCGGGCGGCGGTGGGGACGGGGCGGATGGTGAATCTGAAGAAGGGGCAGTTTCTGGCGCCGGACGACATGGCGCAGGTGGTGAGGAAGGCGCAGGGTTTCGGCGGGAGCCGGCTGCTGGTCACCGAGCGGGGAACGACGTTCGGGTATCACAATCTGGTGACGGACATGCGGGCGTTTCCGATTCTACGGCGCACGGGTTGTCCGGTGGTGATGGACGCCACGCATGCGGTGCAGTTGCCGGGCGGCGGGGGGGACCGGTCGGGGGGGCAACGGGAGTATGCGCCGGTGCTGGCGCGAGCGGCGCTGGCGGCGGGGGCGGACGGGGTGTTTGTCGAGACGCATCCCGAGCCGGACCGGGCCCTGAGCGACGGTCCGAATTCGATTCCGCTGGACGCCATGCCGGCCCTGTTGCGGGGTTGGGCGAAGCTGTTTGAACTCTGCCATGTCTGA
- a CDS encoding type II secretion system protein, producing MKTQRTSKRTRPAGFTLIELLVVIAIIAILASMLLPALAKAKEKAHQVNCLSNLKQLNLALLLYAEDFDGIFPGAASRGSYEPMREDWIFFNVNRAVSDREFFNNPRNSAIGPYIGSFNTNLFRCPGDRDVIQRALQHSRNPSSGNPYLYSYSLTSIVEGGVNKGISSIYGPGVPPLHFRITQIRNPTRKPTFVEENGEAIRGDVIDDGRFVAPGNILSGRHRFQTGVRVPMPTYRDRGRASAGFADGHVEVIAPSYTLLPDNYDPTR from the coding sequence ATGAAGACTCAGCGCACATCGAAGCGGACCCGCCCTGCGGGATTTACCCTGATCGAACTGCTGGTGGTGATCGCCATCATTGCGATTCTGGCGAGCATGCTGTTGCCGGCGCTGGCCAAGGCGAAGGAGAAGGCGCACCAGGTGAACTGCCTGTCGAACCTGAAGCAGCTCAATCTGGCGCTGTTGCTGTACGCGGAGGATTTCGACGGGATTTTTCCGGGGGCGGCGTCGCGGGGTTCGTATGAGCCCATGCGGGAGGACTGGATCTTCTTCAATGTGAACCGGGCGGTGTCGGACCGGGAATTCTTCAACAACCCGCGCAACAGCGCGATCGGGCCGTACATCGGGAGTTTCAACACCAATCTGTTCCGCTGCCCGGGGGACCGGGATGTGATCCAGCGGGCTCTCCAACACTCGCGCAATCCGAGTTCGGGCAACCCCTATCTCTACAGCTACTCGCTGACGAGCATTGTCGAGGGCGGGGTGAACAAGGGGATTTCCTCGATCTACGGGCCGGGGGTTCCACCGCTGCACTTCCGGATCACGCAGATCCGGAATCCGACGCGCAAGCCGACGTTTGTGGAGGAGAACGGCGAGGCGATCCGGGGGGATGTGATTGACGACGGCCGCTTTGTGGCGCCGGGGAACATCCTGAGCGGGCGGCACAGGTTCCAGACGGGTGTCCGGGTTCCGATGCCGACCTACCGGGACCGGGGTCGGGCTTCGGCGGGGTTTGCGGACGGGCATGTGGAGGTGATTGCGCCGAGCTACACGCTGCTGCCGGACAACTACGATCCGACGCGTTGA
- a CDS encoding ribonuclease H-like domain-containing protein, whose protein sequence is MATLVFDIETAAMPATAFDEAQLEYLFRDAQRFPEGPEREARQSELERQFSLYPLTAQVVCIAMVNADSSRGQVLHLADDFEPDDEGEVKFVPFAEEGELLHDFWELAKRYDHVVTFNGRGFDVPFLYLRSAVLAVQISRKDWLGYRFQTEPHCDLAEQLTFYGVSGRDGAARRFNLDFYCKAFGIASPKGEGVTGMDVTRLMEEGQHRRIAEYCLRDVRATVSLYQIWKERLAGVK, encoded by the coding sequence ATGGCCACGCTCGTGTTTGACATCGAGACCGCGGCGATGCCGGCGACGGCATTCGACGAGGCTCAACTGGAATACCTGTTTCGGGATGCTCAGCGGTTTCCGGAGGGACCGGAACGCGAGGCGCGCCAGTCGGAGTTGGAGCGGCAGTTCAGTCTTTACCCGCTGACCGCGCAGGTGGTGTGCATCGCGATGGTGAACGCCGACAGCAGTCGCGGGCAGGTGCTGCACCTGGCGGACGATTTCGAGCCGGACGACGAGGGGGAGGTGAAGTTCGTGCCGTTCGCGGAGGAGGGAGAGCTGCTGCACGATTTCTGGGAACTGGCGAAGCGGTACGACCATGTGGTGACGTTCAACGGGCGGGGGTTCGATGTGCCGTTCCTGTACCTGCGCTCGGCGGTGCTGGCGGTGCAGATCTCGAGGAAGGACTGGTTGGGATACCGGTTTCAGACGGAGCCCCACTGCGATCTGGCGGAGCAGCTCACGTTCTATGGGGTGAGCGGGAGGGACGGCGCGGCGCGCCGGTTCAACCTCGATTTCTACTGCAAGGCGTTCGGCATCGCGTCGCCCAAGGGGGAAGGGGTGACCGGGATGGATGTGACACGGCTGATGGAGGAGGGGCAGCACCGGCGGATCGCCGAGTATTGCCTGCGGGACGTTCGGGCTACGGTGTCGTTGTACCAGATCTGGAAGGAGCGGCTGGCGGGGGTGAAGTAG